GGCAATGACGAAGCCCGCAATGCCGTCATCGAGAAGATCGACAATTTCGAATCGCATGTCGTGCCGATCATTGCCGATATCGACGCCGGTTTCGGGAACGAGCATGCGACCTATCTGCTCGCCAAAGAGCTGATCCAGGCCGGTGCCTGCTGCCTGCAGATCGAAAACCAGGTCTCCGACGCCAAGCAGTGCGGCCACCAGGACGGCAAGGTCACCGTGCCGCGCGAGGACTTCATTGAGAAACTGCGTGCCTGCCGTCTGGCCTTTGAGGAACTCGGCGTTGACGATGGTGTCATCGTGGCCCGCACCGACAGCCTCGGCGCCGGTCTGACCCAGAAGGTGCCGGTGTCGCAGCAAGCGGGCGATCTGGCCTCCGAATATATCAAATGGCTCGACACCGATGCGATCACCGATGAAAACCCGGTCCGCGACGGCGAGCTGGCGATCATGCAGAACGGCGAATTCGTCAAGCCGAAGCGCCTGCCGAACGGTCTCTTCCCGTTCAAGAAAGGCTCCGGCCGGGCGCGCGTGGTCGAGGATTGCATCGCCAACCTGACGCAGGGCGGCGCGGACATGTTGTGGATCGAAACCGACACCCCGAACGTCGCCGAAATCGCCGGTATGGTGAACGAGGTGCGCGAGGCGGTTCCGAATGCCAAGCTGGTCTACAACAACTCGCCATCCTTCAACTGGACCCTGAACCTGCGCAAGCAGGTCCGCGAGGAATGGGTGAACGAAGGCAAGATCGCTGCCGGTGACTACCCGGATGGCAATGAGCTGATGAAGCCGGATTACGATGCGACCGAACTCGGTCAGGAAGCCGATGCACGTCTGCAGCGCTTCCAGCATGACATCTCGACTCAGGCCGGTGTGTTCCACAACCTGATCACCCTGCCGACCTTCCACCTGACCGCGAAATCGGTGGACGAGCTGTCGCGCGGCTACTTCGGCGACGACAAGATGCTGGCCTATGTCAAAACCGTTCAGCGCGAGGAAATCCGTCGCGGTATCAGCGCGGTCAAGCACCAGCACGAGGTCGGCTCCGATCTGGGCGACACGTTCAAGGAAATGGTCGGCGGCGACCGTGCGCTGAAAGCCGGCGGTTCCAAGAACACGATGAACCAGT
The genomic region above belongs to Paracoccus sp. SCSIO 75233 and contains:
- a CDS encoding isocitrate lyase, which translates into the protein MANRKTYAELRAELEKRYPNGQTVGGVNIDDIVQLKLQNSYDTHLDIARDMATVMRADMAAYDADPTLSTQSLGCWSGFHAQQMIKSVKRLRGTTKRAYVYLSGWMVAGLRNTWGHLPDQSMHEKTAVADLIREIYVSLRQADEVAMNDLFKELKSAGNDEARNAVIEKIDNFESHVVPIIADIDAGFGNEHATYLLAKELIQAGACCLQIENQVSDAKQCGHQDGKVTVPREDFIEKLRACRLAFEELGVDDGVIVARTDSLGAGLTQKVPVSQQAGDLASEYIKWLDTDAITDENPVRDGELAIMQNGEFVKPKRLPNGLFPFKKGSGRARVVEDCIANLTQGGADMLWIETDTPNVAEIAGMVNEVREAVPNAKLVYNNSPSFNWTLNLRKQVREEWVNEGKIAAGDYPDGNELMKPDYDATELGQEADARLQRFQHDISTQAGVFHNLITLPTFHLTAKSVDELSRGYFGDDKMLAYVKTVQREEIRRGISAVKHQHEVGSDLGDTFKEMVGGDRALKAGGSKNTMNQFAAE